In Methanocella paludicola SANAE, the sequence ATAACTTCTTCCCTATTATCATAGTTTAAACCTAACCACGAATTCCATACTAGCGATAGCTCGGAATATTGGATTGCTTCACCATATGGCGGATCCGTAATGATATAATCAACTGATTCATCCTCTAGTCCAGTATTAAATGAAGATTGATTAAAAAATTTATAATCGCCAATTTTTTTCTTTATTTTAGATTTTAATAATTTTTTAGATTTTATTACTAAATTTACCCTATCCAAATATCTCATCCAAACATTCTCTTCAAAATAATCATCAGGTATCCAATAGTTATTAACACCTAATGGTCGGACGTTTTCACTTTTCAGTTTACTTGTATGAAGCAAGGTATTTGAAAATGCTAATAAAAATAACTTTTCATATTTTAGATTATTGCTCTTTATGCAATGCAATAATTCCGATAAGGCATATAGGTTTTTATTAGTAAATATATCAGTTATTTTTCGGACACCTTTATAAGAAAATCTATCTTTATAAAACTTTAACGGAAAATTATTTTCTGGAACCCATTTGTCAATCTCATACACAATATTTAATTGATCTTTCTCTTGATTTGTTAATTCTCTTTTTATTTTTGTTTTACCGCAGTTATAACAATAAAATACACCAGACTCTTTACCTTTAAACTTAGGCCCAATGTTTATGTGGTCAATTACTAGATTCTTTCCACAATAAACACATTTATCTACTACAGCATATAATTGATTAAATAAAGGCTCTAGTTCTCCTTTTATTAACCCTAATTCATCAATAAATTCATCTTCATTGAAATCGCATGTGATTGTATTTTCCGTGATAAAAATGGCTATCGGATTTAAATCATATCCAATAAAATTCCTATTTTGTGATATAGATTCTAAAGCTGTAACACCACTACCGACAAATAAGTCAACAACTATATCTCTTTCTTTAGAATTAGTTGTAATTAATTTATTAATTGGCCTCCATGGCTTTCTTGCCCAATATTTATGGATTTTATATATTTTTGAAAAATCACTTGATGTAGCCAAGCTTTATACCTCTTTCTTTAATATGATGCAGTAATGGTGCAAAATATTACTAGCCCAACTATAGGGGTATCCATATGGTGATAATTGTATTTTATCCTGTATCCAAATCTTCTCATCTTTAAGTACATATTTATTAGACAATGACTTAGCAAGGTCCCATGCAAGCGGGTATAACTTACCCCCTTTCTTAATGTTTTTAACGATAATAACAATATAAGCTCCTTTTACAAGCTTATCAAATATATCTAAATAAATTTTTGTTAATTCACCCACGAATTGGTCATAATCAGCGATATTGCCAAGATCATTGGATAAATCGGAATACTTAACATCGAGTCCGTTGCCTTCCCTTGTTTTTTTAAATCCATCTGTACTCCTGTTTAAAACATCCCAATATGGTGGGGAAGATATACAAAAATTAAATTGTTCATCATTATATAATTCTTTAATATTTCTTGCATCTGCGTTGTATATATTTTTATAGAATTCAGGTACGCGCTTTAAAATAATATCATAATATTTTTTATTTAACTCAGTACCATATCCAATTCTATTCGTTCTCTTACATGCAACTAACGTACTTCCTATACCAGCAAAAGGATCAATTACCTTCATGCCTTCCTTCGTAAAAAAAAGTATGAAGTCTTCGATCATTGTAGGGGAATACGTTGCAGGATGATCAACACAATTTTCGCAAATTTCTTGCTCTTCTTTTAAATCTTTTTGTAAAGCGTTGAAAACGAACCAACTGCATGTAAATTTTGTCCATTCTTTACCCGTCAAATAATTTAATGAATTTTTAATATCATAAGCGCCTTGGTCTATATCCAGTATAATAGCATGAGCAGAGTCTATATTTCCATTTGGATCATATAGTTTGACTTTATCCCATTGACTAATGAACCTTTTAGGGATATTATCTTTATAATTATTATATATATTATTTAGCATTAATTTAGCTTTTTCATTAGATTTGTCATCTAGACAAGGAACGATTGATTTATTATTCTTATAATAGAAATAATATTCTTGTACATCTGAAATTAATTTTTTTTGCATAAGACCCCTGCTAATCTTTAGACGTAATACCTTATCCTCTCTAATCAGATTAATAGAATTTATGTCTTTTGTATATGCGAGGTGTAACTAATATGGAACTGACTTAAAATTATCTTCTCTAATAACTGTTCTTATAGAATGGATCTAATATCAACTTCATCCAAAAACTAATTCGTAGGCAAACTCGGCTCGCTTTCTTTCACAACCGATTCCTTGCATGCAAAGTAATTTATCCATACGGTTTATGTCCACTGGTCTAAGTACTACTTGAGCCCGCACACCACCACGTATAGGATCATATAAATTAATCCGTTGTTCATTATTCTCAGAACTAACATTATCTGTCGTAGGATATAATATAGTAGAGTTCTCTCCCAGGTTACGGCTCTGGGCATATATGGAAAGTTGATATAGCATTTCCCGCGGCAATGGTAGCTTCCAAAGGTCCCTGTATTTGGTGTCCAGAATTGCTACCACCTTATTCATATTGTCCCTTACTATGAAATCCGGATATAGGTGTGGTGGTCTCCGTTTCAATGGATTATAATTATTATCATAGGCCATAAGTCCCTTTAATGGGGGCTCGTCATATACCTTGTAATCGTGGAGATAATCGTGCAGGTATCTAGATATGAGGACCTGAAAAAAATGGTTCATATCGAACAAGAAACCTGGCAGATTCATGCCATCCTTTTGTTCCAAATCTATACCCTGCGATGACATAAGCATTTTTATAATGCTTATAGATGGTTGGTAAGCCCTTGTTAAACGGCTCATATCCATATCAACTACACTCATCATCTCCCAATTTAACTTTACAGGACTGACAGTTTCTCGAAGGATAAATGACAATCGCCGTAGCCTGCCCTTTAACTTCTGGCTACTTGTCAAATTAGAGCCCATAATCAGCCCTGCAAGGAGCACCCTGTTCATAGTATTGTCATCTGATCTTGGGTAATATTTACACGGAAGGCTTTGCTTGCTTATGCCGCCTCGTCTTGCTATCCTCTGTATATTGAGAATTCCGCGAGGTATTTTGAGCTCAGAATCTGTAGGCTTGTATTTTTTATGGAGTCCTCTGGATATCAATATGTTAGCTTCTATTGAGAGTTGGTACAAGAGCAAATCGTGGAAATTCATTTTTCCAGTGCTATACTCCGTATTTTTATAAAGGTCAAGGTCTTCAAGGCTATATGCGTATCTTAGCAATCGTAAAAGGCTATCTCCTTCTATTTTTGGTTTTATGGAAATTTGAATATCTCCAAGAACAATTTTCCCCACGTATGATGTAGTACTCAGGAATAAGCCGTCTTTAAGCCCATAAACCTTTAATACTCCTGAGTCGCTCAGCCTGTTTGCTAACTTGTTGGTGCTATCGCCTTCGAGGAATATTCCTCTGGTCTTACTTACTTTATTTGGGTGTACAGTTTCCCATTCTTTTAAATGTATTTCTTGCATAGACTATCCAGTTAGTTGCTCTTCCTCACCGGTAGAATCATGCGCTTGAGGTGATTTGG encodes:
- a CDS encoding DNA methyltransferase: MQKKLISDVQEYYFYYKNNKSIVPCLDDKSNEKAKLMLNNIYNNYKDNIPKRFISQWDKVKLYDPNGNIDSAHAIILDIDQGAYDIKNSLNYLTGKEWTKFTCSWFVFNALQKDLKEEQEICENCVDHPATYSPTMIEDFILFFTKEGMKVIDPFAGIGSTLVACKRTNRIGYGTELNKKYYDIILKRVPEFYKNIYNADARNIKELYNDEQFNFCISSPPYWDVLNRSTDGFKKTREGNGLDVKYSDLSNDLGNIADYDQFVGELTKIYLDIFDKLVKGAYIVIIVKNIKKGGKLYPLAWDLAKSLSNKYVLKDEKIWIQDKIQLSPYGYPYSWASNILHHYCIILKKEV
- a CDS encoding DNA methyltransferase, which encodes MATSSDFSKIYKIHKYWARKPWRPINKLITTNSKERDIVVDLFVGSGVTALESISQNRNFIGYDLNPIAIFITENTITCDFNEDEFIDELGLIKGELEPLFNQLYAVVDKCVYCGKNLVIDHINIGPKFKGKESGVFYCYNCGKTKIKRELTNQEKDQLNIVYEIDKWVPENNFPLKFYKDRFSYKGVRKITDIFTNKNLYALSELLHCIKSNNLKYEKLFLLAFSNTLLHTSKLKSENVRPLGVNNYWIPDDYFEENVWMRYLDRVNLVIKSKKLLKSKIKKKIGDYKFFNQSSFNTGLEDESVDYIITDPPYGEAIQYSELSLVWNSWLGLNYDNREEVIINPVQDKGKKEFIKLLEMSLKEGRRILKNGKKFTICFHNKEFDIWQDVLSVFKRNGFKLININIESTVSNSYNINWSEFSPKSDLYLTFERGEYFGHTYNKQYSLESLLEDIINKSNIDDCPKIYDMLVSKLLIELYYNEYKINLDGLSIKKLNKIMGEIKSGNQC
- a CDS encoding McrC family protein translates to MQEIHLKEWETVHPNKVSKTRGIFLEGDSTNKLANRLSDSGVLKVYGLKDGLFLSTTSYVGKIVLGDIQISIKPKIEGDSLLRLLRYAYSLEDLDLYKNTEYSTGKMNFHDLLLYQLSIEANILISRGLHKKYKPTDSELKIPRGILNIQRIARRGGISKQSLPCKYYPRSDDNTMNRVLLAGLIMGSNLTSSQKLKGRLRRLSFILRETVSPVKLNWEMMSVVDMDMSRLTRAYQPSISIIKMLMSSQGIDLEQKDGMNLPGFLFDMNHFFQVLISRYLHDYLHDYKVYDEPPLKGLMAYDNNYNPLKRRPPHLYPDFIVRDNMNKVVAILDTKYRDLWKLPLPREMLYQLSIYAQSRNLGENSTILYPTTDNVSSENNEQRINLYDPIRGGVRAQVVLRPVDINRMDKLLCMQGIGCERKRAEFAYELVFG